From the Carassius carassius chromosome 45, fCarCar2.1, whole genome shotgun sequence genome, one window contains:
- the LOC132127426 gene encoding phospholipid phosphatase-related protein type 1 has translation MASDNTHRSYSIIPCFIFVELVIMAGTVLLAYYFECTDTFGIHIQGFFCNDADLMKPYPGVEESSFVPPLILYCVVAAAPTAIIFVGEISMYVMKPTREALIAQEKTIVTGECCYLNPLIRRIIRFIGVFAFGLFATDIFVNAGQVATGNLAPYFLSVCKPNYTGMDCRFNYQFIANGNICTGNQVVVERARRSFPSKDASLSVYSALYVTMYITSTIKTKSSRLAKPVLCLGILCAAFLTGLNRVSEYRNHCSDVIAGFILGSSIALFLGICVVNNFKGTHSTPTKQKQEDYRGLPLMTFPRVESPLETLSAQNHSVSMTEVT, from the exons TTGGTGATCATGGCCGGGACGGTGCTGCTGGCGTACTACTTTGAATGCACAGACACGTTTGGGATCCACATCCAGGGCTTCTTCTGTAACGACGCTGACCTGATGAAGCCGTACCCTGGGGTGGAGGAGAGCAGCTTCGTCCCTCCTCTCATCCTCTACTGCGTGGTGGCCGCTGCGCCCACAGCCATC ATATTTGTTGGCGAGATCTCCATGTACGTCATGAAGCCCACTAGAGAAGCTCTCATAGCCCAGGAGAAAACCATCGTGACGGGCGAGTGCTGCTACCTAAACCCTCTCATCCGCAGAATCATTAGATTTATTG GTGTCTTCGCTTTTGGCCTGTTCGCCACCGACATCTTTGTCAACGCTGGCCAGGTAGCGACTGGCAATTTGGCGCCTTATTTCCTGAGTGTCTGCAAGCCAAATTACACTGGGATGGATTGTCGCTTCAACTACCAGTTCATCGCCAATGGAAACATCTGCACTGGGAACCAGGTGGTGGTGGAGAGAGCCAGGAGGTCCTTCCCATCCAAAGATGCATCGCTCAGCGTCTACTCCGCCCTCTACGTTACT ATGTACATCACGAGCACCATCAAGACAAAAAGCAGTCGTCTGGCCAAGCCTGTACTTTGTCTGGGAATCCTGTGCGCTGCTTTCCTGACTGGATTGAACCGTGTGTCAGAATACCGCAATCACTGCTCAGACGTCATCGCTGGATTCATATTAGGAAGCTCCATAGCTCTTTTTCTG GGAATCTGTGTAGTGAACAACTTCAAAGGGACTCACTCCACTCCTACCAAACAGAAGCAGGAGGATTACCGCGGTCTTCCCTTGATGACATTCCCCCGTGTGGAAAGCCCTCTCGAGACACTCAGCGCACAG